The Rhopalosiphum maidis isolate BTI-1 chromosome 4, ASM367621v3, whole genome shotgun sequence region atattttaatgatgaatattgaatattattacgtttaaattatattataatattatcatatatttgttataattccaATTTAtccaaaacattatttgtagacttttttgtatattatgaattttacaaaaaaataatggcatTCTTAAAATGTGtagatgaatttaaaaacattatttatcttaCTATCTATATTGTGAATCTAAGTTGTGtacactatattaatatattacgataaGGTGATAATTACTCAAAAgttaattacaacaatatttattacggACGATAGACTTATCACTTatagcataaatatatattattaaaatatttaaatactataatttaatttattttataaatatcttcaATGTTtctagcaaaaaataaattaacctactgtaatactaatagtataattaatttttatagtaataacaatatcataatataacaaaaattcaaaatccaaattaattttacatatgatTAAAAACCTTTCTAAAAATCAAAGCTCTTCACTGGGAGTAGGcaagttcaaaaaaaaaaaaactaaaatagtgtaatacaatatgaattactattaatttaattataattataagatcagtccataaaatatatttaaaatgtattatgaaatCTGAAGATCTTAGTGTAAcagtaacaatttaaatgaaattaaatgtatataaaaaaaaatattatttaaattaatttaatttatatattttacaaaaatcttgtttttaaatttatttatatctattgttaaattttttatacaagtcAACACCgacattttagtattaattttttcaaatttcttatttacttttatataatttaaattgcttagtgtttttaaatgaatattgtaaCCATGCCGTACTTAAAAAGATGATGGATCAATTTTTGAcatgtattaaattacttgTTTGTAGAAAAgagcttttaaattaaaaatatttttttgtggattaagaatgcttttttttaaaaaaatatttctattaatgttTACATTGCAACTCATTAAGTACTGCATCAACTATCAtatccaaatattatattaatatttttaatacctggAAATTGTAAAGTATCAGGCTGAACAGTTAgttgtatgaataattaatagctcaacaacatttttagttgCATTTGACAAGCGAAAATGATCACTCTTAGATTTGTCTAAATTAAGTACCAACGAGCTATTatctaactaatttttaattatatttagacaaaatttagaagatttatatacattgtacataacTATCTTAACCAATATTACTGTATCATCAATgtaagatataattttaccatctattttcaaatcaatatcaccattaatataaatatgtgaacCCAGaaaatccattattattattaaagaattactgaaaaaattattcgttttgACTAGTTGTATtctgttatttaaatgtattgcaaATAGTCCTTTTCTTCAAATACTAGAATACTCAAGCATTAAGCATCATCCTTCTCaaaagaatatataaatagcagtttttcttaaaatttaatttgacggTCTATAATCATAAAAGATGTTGCTTCTTTCaggtcaaaaatatattgtataatttctctcattcaatattattaatagttatgaaGTGAACTAACATTAGATGTCTATCGACTATCAAATTTATATCAGATTGTTGgcttaaaaatgaaatctaGGTTCAGTATataagaaacattttaatttgatgtaacttaaatatatgcattgatggttataattattttcattctttAGGCACACTAAATAAAGCTGATGGTgtctcaatttttataaaagacaatataattataaatgatgttATCTTAAATCTAATACCTGAATGTAATTCTCTAGaactaacttttatttataaccttaaagcatataaagtaattgatttatatatccCTCCCTTACTATAGTTTTTTGGTTAGTCTAGatcattttttatctaatatttctGGTAATTATGTGGTTATTTTGTGTGGTGATatgaatatcaatatattggATAATTCTGGTGATATTTCTGATTACTTAAATATCTTAGCCtcatttaataactttacgAGAGTAACTGATGTATCAAACTTGTGTATagaccatatttttataaataatgtctcAAATTTAtccttgtatattattaaaactgacATAACAGATCACTATAGTTTAGATATTAGcatcaataatgataattttattgaaaaatgtaatattgataatgattaatgatacaCTTAATAATGCTAAcagacttaaaattaatttttctcacctaaataaattattattatcctttaataggtataacttTCTTTTTGGCTGTGATGTTGATGtcttaatagataaattaaatatttaaattaatgtatttattgtcagttcttctaaaaaatatattatatccaaaaataaatttaaaaaaataaaatataatctcgtatatattacaaatatctattttatttatctaaaaacaatataaaaatacatggaaattaataaatgaaacaaCATATTCAACCAAAAAAGAGGAAACTCATATATATTGCATTGAAAGTAGTTCTACTAAATCTTTTTTAACTGATAAAActgacattatatattaacttaatgattattatgcaaatgttggtaaaaatatttttgatgatattcaaataaataactttgaaaAACTAAATTGGAATGATATGAACAAAAACTttcataggttaggttagtaaCTATCAGGTTGATTCTTCAGAAATTTCTAggttaataaagaaaataccCGATATatccttattttataatattggtttatctaactttattttaaagaaaacagCTGACTCTATCTCATTCCcattgtcaattatttttaatagatcgtTTAGTTCAAGAAATTTTCCTTTTACCtacaaaaaactattataatactataatataagtctGGTGATCGAAAACAATGCGTAAATTACAGACCTattgctttaatttttaacagtttCCAAGATATATTTTGAGAAATGTATCAAATCAAAGTTAATGTCGTTTTTggacaaacataattttttttcatcaatttgGTTTTTGCTCAAATATGTCCACTATTGATCCTTTAACTAAAActtctaattttattcatggtaatttagataaaaaattgaaagttcTTGGCATTTTTCTCGATTTCAAAAAAGATTTCGAATCAGTAAATCATAGTttgttaaatagaaaattactatataatggCATAAGAAGCAATgctctaaatttaattaaaccattttttttttttttttttattgacataagTTTCAATTACAAAGATTATTAgtctataattacaaaaagttatagttttacaatataaaaggaGACATCTTATTATTCTAGGGgtacaatgaaaaaattttaatatttacaattttttatcaaaatctattgttttgaaaaatttaaaaatgttgacggAGTTATATTGACTGAGGGCTTCTTTAAGTGATCTTGGATTATTGAGAAGACAACGCGCGGTTGAGTATTTGGGGCAGATAATAATGATGTGTTCCATTGTAAGGGGAGTTTTACATGTGTCACACGAGGGGGTACTCCTTGGTTATCAAATATGAGTGATGTGGGAATGACTTATTCTGGctctgtttataattatttgttctttCCTGGTTGCGTTCTCAGAATATGGCCGTTTGAACACAGTTTTTTTGATGTTTCTGAGTTTGTTGCTGACGGGAATAGAATCCCAGTGATTTtgccatgtttttataatctgTTTATTGGCTTCATTCGTGAAATCtttatttggaattttattCATGAAGGTAGAGGTTGTGGATGTAACCGCTTCATTCGCCATTTGGTCGGCTTTTTCATTCCCGGGGATACCTATGTGAGAAGGGACCcacataaacttaatattgtttttcgatGAGGAAATGAGGTCTTTGGTTAGTTGGATTACTTCATTTTGAGGGTGGTGATCTTGTAGTGAGACCAGGGCGTTGAGattaattagataattaaaccatttatttCTGACAGACCTCAAAAAGTAAGAATAAACGGATTACTTAGTGATGAAAAAAGACAAATTGTTTCTCAGTACCTCAAGGTACAGTACTTGACCCTgtcttatttatcatatacataaacagacttttaaatataaagctTAATActgaaatgttttgttttgcaGACGATACAGTTATTCTGATTAAAAGTCATGACCatgaaaatttatacaaaatagctAATAACTGTTTATCTGCAGTTAAAGACTAAcgtgataacaataatttatagctacatttatttaaatctaaatatattgtcTTTAATATTACGAATAGTTCATATATTAAAGATACTGATTTTTCCCCGTGTGTGCactcttataaatttaaaaattttaatcatcttTGTGATTGTTTACCTTTAGATaaagtttattgtattaaacatcTTGGAGTAAAATTTGaccataaactaaaatttattgaacatatttattatgtaaatagtcTTCTTagaaagttattatataagttccgattgttcaaaaatatgttgGATTAGAACTCTAAAAGTTATCTATTTAGGTCTTGTGCAATCAGTTTTCTCGTACGGTATTACAATATGGGGATGTACATACTCCATACatgttaatgttatatttattactattaatttatcgattaaaattgtatttggaaAACCAAAATCGTATCCtacttgtttaatttatttagagttGAAAGTTTATGAAAGGgggattttattgtatatgtttaaagtaaatataagtcAATTTCAGCCTTTGCATTGTTATAATACTAGAATAAACAGCAACTGTAATCTAAATGTAccacataataatactaattttataacacaGAACCCAATGATTAAAGGTATTCTTTTATTacggaaatataatattaacttagcTAATTTTGATAACTTAAACAGTTATAAGAAACATATCTATATGATATCTTATCCTGACtgtaaatgtcaataatattatgtcttttttttttttttgtcaacttGTTATGTACtcaaaattttggttttaattttttttagtttacttttataatatacataacatgaACACAGCTCATCCGTTTATAAGCATACCTATGCTTATTTGATGCGCTTGCAAACCTGCtatgtattgttttagttattattttgtttgtttgtttatttgttaataaatatattattattattattattaactacaaatatttttgaagtttatattttgttttcaacaaAAACTCCAAAGacacaatattttgtaatgacaTCAACTTCcctaaaatttcttttaattctcTAATATAGTTagtgaattttatttgtaagtaaaaacaattactcaaatgttaaatttattgtttcagCAAAAGCTCTAAAATGTGTGCCGATAGTAATGGTTTTCTGCCATTCTCAGTAAAGTATGTAAACTTTATGTAATGTAAAGTGAGATAGATATgttgaaaagaaaatttttattttcagagaCGATAGTAGTTCACAGTCTGAGATCAGTTTAAATCCTGTTGGTTCCCTGCAGGAATTATGTATGGCCCGCCGTTGTCCATTTCCCAATTACACTTTTCCTGTTGACAAATTAAAGAAACACAAAGCAGAGTTTAGAGTTGTGTGTTCCATATCAATTTACAAATGCtcaggtaaatatttttattttttatgattttaaatataaatttaaaaacaaattattaaacaggCACAGGTATATCTAAGCAAGTAGCTAAAAATCAAGCGGCTTACCTAATGTATAagcaaatagaaaaattaacatcagaagattttaaacaaatttggaaaaatgaatatgaatataaagatGAAATTCATAACGATCCAAGCTTAATACAGCACCATGAGCTTCCGCACagcattaaatttactaaattagcTTTATCTCATGAATCAGTGACTCATTTGAAATCTTTTTTTGATTCAGGTGCACCtaaaataacacatttacaaaaaataaaggtaacatattattttgaataatatagcttatttagtgctattaattaatatttcattattattattattattattattatctagaaaaaCTCAACAGCTTCTGATactttgaatacaattttaaaaatagaagatattactttaaaatgtttgacagTCTCTTTCAATTCtggtatgcaatatattaaattacaaaatgttgatattttatttttactacattttttctcaGGTAAAGTGGAAGTTATGATGCAGGTTAATACAATTCCAGTAATTGTGATTTCAGGATCTGGAAAAAGTGTATCTGATGCTCAAGAATCTGCTGCTCGTGTTATTTTGTCATACTTCAAATCTAAACTTAATATTCAGtaatttaacgttaaaatatgACTATGTATCTATTTTGTAGTTGttagtatctatattttatattatactttatgaaCAAAGTGGTcattaattatcatacaataaattaatatatccaatttgttaatgtattttctagtttaattatagtaagaaatttgactaattattatttgattttttacgttattctttttaatgacttattttgtattaaagaagtgtttatttaaaaaataaagataggAATTGGATGATGGAGACAACTAATGAAAATATGGTATGGATTGATGACCTCCGCTATGTAAAAAGTCAGCAAACATAGAAGATACTGACTGCTCGAAAAACAGATTTCATATAAGTATgaaagaattattatattaaataaaggaAGTCATGGATTCAGTTGcgtattttggatttttaatgagagtattattgttgtataatataaattaaaatagaattaatacctactataaaaacaacaataatcttatatcatatataaataagttaccATGATCATTAAAGTGTGTTATACAGctaggtaaaatattacatctttaaaatgataatatcaataaaagcataatattttctagatagcaatcttaaatttaaatttggtaatgtataaataatttactgtaatactgtattaattaaagctaacatcacaaaacgAAAATGTTccatgatgtacgttagtaagacagagacagcACATGCGGGTATGACTTCTTCTTAATCCATCGGCCTGCTCTACAGGGTAATCGgctgaacatattatatattatataatcgtattgacatatcgtataaattatcaatctaTCAGAAATATTGTGCTGATGCGAACAAATTAACTCGCAAGTGGCAAGTAGATTGGTTAGTTGGCTTAAacgttataatcaaaaaatttcaagtacttTTAAGACAGCTTTTACGTACGCgatcaaaatatcataaaatataatattatgtatgtcacTATGTCCTTCGATCCGCCGCTTATCAATTCTACTGCTCTCGTTGCTGCGACgacgaatatattaaaatgattaaaattcattttcagGATTAACAgtcaaataaaaactgaatattttatgaaaaaaatttgatacacACCAAAAACACTACATTAGGTTAagtgtttaaatttacaattgatcttatgttttattttcataggcGTAAATTGGGGGGCTTAGTCACTCTAAAAATGTGTGTAGCCCTCATAATTTTatcaagttttttaataaattttaggttttttattaataaaaattataaaatgtactgcCTATTTAATTCCTTAACAGTATATCCGAGGTTTGTGTTATATGAACGTTTAATGTTCATGcatgaattttgtattataatttataaatatataataacattagaaTGATTGAGCtactgttaatatttatttttataacgacaATGATAACAGgtaatgtatacacaataaagGTCCTTACACACTAAGCGAATAGTTCGCGCACGGACGTGATTTTAAATCGCCGCGAACGTTcgcttaaaattaaacagcTCGTATTAAATTAGACCATTCACACTATGTAAAGCAAGCGGATAAAATCCGCAATCGATCGCgcatgtttaatttttggtgAACATTCGCCCAAAACGGCTAGAATTAAATACGTTGTTTTGACTGGGTCTATTCACACTGGGCGATTGTTCGCGCGCGTTTCcgcgaatattttattttaaatatcaaaatattaatatttgacattttagtGGTCAGTTATTGATAGATCATTCCTGGTGGTAAGTACGTCACATACATCATACGTCTAATCGTCTGAAgtataaattttcataatttaaaattgtttttcaatatgAGTTCAGCTAGTTTTGATCTAGAATCTTTTATTATTGAGATGTCTCAAAAAAACTCAATCTGGAATTTAGGTGAGTATTTTTTAACACTCAAAggtgttttttgattttactatctaggtatatatttttttgtggtttgAAGTAGTATAGTTTTTTCTACAAAAACATTCACCCTCCAATTTGaatctaaaaaatgattatttaaataattagattgttttatttaaattaatatattgtgtgaTCTACATATCATACTTAGAACCAAAAGAGTACCacgacaaaattgaaaaacaaaagagCTGGTTAAAGATTGCAAAGGCTACTCTAAATGATTTTGACAAACTTGAAGCAACCGAGAAAAAAGTAAGTATTTAGGTTAACAtagatttattcattatatttactctattattacttataagttataagcatCACAGATTTgtaaagtattcaaataaaagtttatttataggtaggtacctacttgttttatacttgaatactattctaatattatagtgggtactatataaattaaaaaaccgaGGAAATCGCTCTtgacaaaatatgaaaaaaaaagtaatcttCGCAAGACGCGCGgcttaatagttttaatagttttaaaattatgttgcatgaacaattaaaaaacaacaataaatatttgtgttgtattattgatgtatatattgaaaaaattgtaataatatttattaaaattataataaaaatacacataatataagtacatattataatgaatctaattaggtataattataaaataaaaatataaaaattataaaataacagtacaacattaataatttaagttatctaCCATTATTACCGCTCTCcaactctatattatataaggaaTTTATACTGTTTAGAACATAGTAAACATAAAGTTAAtgaaattagaataatatatttgtagaaaaaataatagttaataataataaaaaaaaaacactgaagttgaaaattatgaatacaatacaactccgtataatattaaaggttaaaaaaataagtataggttatataagtaaaataaatgtgtattcaAACTAGAACTTTATTTTGCCAGCTTAAAACGTATTTTGGgtcattaaagtattttacgaAATTCTGTCATATATCTTTAGCATTTGAAGATGCATTTCCAACATCAATTTTGTTCGATATATCATCCATTTCACAATTAATCGTATCCTCAATATTAGAACCATCCCTACGACGTACAAAATTATGCAATACGCATGCTGCCTTAGTTATAGACACAGCAACATCTGGTGTTACTAATAAAGTAGAATGGAAAACTCTCCATTTGTTGGACAAAATTCCAAAAGAACACTCTATGTTTTGCTTAGCTCTAGAAAGgcgataattaaatattcttctATTGTCGTTCAAACTTCTACCAAGAAAAGGTCTTAATAAACGCTTACTTAACGCAAACGCTTCATCTGCAACGAGTACAAATGGCTGAAAGACACCATCTTCATCTCCAGGTAGACATCTATCTTTAGGGTAGTTTATTTTGtcggaatatatttttttcaaaaagggctttgtttaagaatattgcattttatctCTTTCCCAAAAGAACCCACATCAATTacagtaaaacaataattggaATCCCAAACCCCGAGTATaaccaaagaaaaaaaatgtttataattgtagTACTGAGTACCTCTGTTTTTTGGACATTGCAATCTGATATGTTTACCATGGACCGCTCCAACCAATTTTCTTCTGAAGATGGTGTCATTTCAGTGGATTGTAACTCGTCCCATAACACTGCACACGTTTCATGAATGACTTTGGCTATAGTCGACACACGCATCAAAAAGTCGAAATGCAATGACGAAAAATTTGTTCCAGTAGCCaagtatctaaatttaaaaaaaggaaaattataaatactatacatatacataaaactatttattatttaaatattttatagtataaataaaaaaaaaaccataaaattattgtaatttataacattcgTCATCATAAGCCGCTTGTCCGCGGAAACAGGGTATAGACTTAATCACTCATTAtcctgtaaatatttttcaattgtgtTTGCGGGacgttaaattaaactataatatgaattataaattcgtatgacttaaaattgtttaactcGAGTATTTTGTAACTTGTATTCTCATCCCGaaattggtaaaattaaagctataggtataaatttaaaaaaatgtattaaattaattttttttagttgtacgtgtttttttttttgttttaaacaccatattatacattatacatttattattaaagtaataaataatttattatttatgaattattattttattttattattatttattacacattaagaaattacataatttattataattttattcgaatAGGGACCCACGGACGTTGGCCGTTTGGACGTGGGGACAATaagatgtaaataaaaatttaaagaaaataaataatattttaatagatcatcatcaaaatatattaatctaacgtaaaaattgttcaaaagtATGACAATAGaactaaaatatcatttttacgcggaatcgtttaaaatatttctgtgcattaaaataaaatgttgatcatatttttaatattattacataagataagttatataattcataaactttttagatattttaaataataaataaccttttttgatattgtattttaattgttggcgtacctattataataaaacatttgttttagatatatttttaattttatccatgtatttaaaacttttaaagttattgAACTGCAGAAGAAATGGAAAAATTTGAGGgatacgtataaaaaaaaaatgtgtgacAAAATCAGGCGAagcagttaataaaaaaaaaaaatacgtatactCAGAAATTTTAGAGTTTTTGCGACCAACTATGGAAAATAGAAGGTAAATATTAGTACtattaagtacttaaattatccttgaatatatattgggatatactaatttataataaattatgcattttagaACAAAGGGAAATTACAGTGATGATGAGGAAGAAACAAAGGACGAACAAGGCAATAATAAGGAACATGATGAAACGGTGGAAGGGGATTTCGTTGatgcatattaaaattctatgcGTGCTTCTTCCGATGAAgcacttacaaatttaaaaaccataaaaaaacgtaaaaaaaaaaaattatattaattttgaagaaGAATTGTTGAAATCTTTAAACAGCCAAAATGAAGAAGAATCCGAcacagataaattatttttattgtcgcTCTTGCCCCAAATGAAATCTGTCGGTGGAGACAAAAAGCCAATACTCCACGTTGAGctaataaacactatacaaaGAGTAAAAAACCTTCCTCAAGATAATACAGCAATACATCGCCAGTTATACCAAACCAACTCGTATTCGCGGTCATTATCGGAACCTGCAATATATCCTATTACTAATCCTGCAATGCAATCTACATATCAGTCATCATGGTATTCAAAcggttttaattatactaatatttaaatttattagaacctattttttttttaatatttatatattattttacttattatattttagacaatTTATCTACACTTGTGTTCTAAAACAccagtacattttatatttatttcataattattttttctaagtgttttctacatttttttaaatattattatttaagctaAGGCTGCTAAACATAAAtccttacttttattttagaaattttgttttgtatttaaaactattttacatGGGTGAGCacctatttgtattttgttcaataatagttatttaataggtataagtatgatttgaatatttaaagaatgtaTTTAAGAGTTAAGACtgctatgtaattttatttttatttcataattaaaattaattaataaatataattatataatcaaatgtggctttgtttaataattaatttatagtttttctttTGTGTACATAACAATTCAATGGAAGATCTATGGATTAATCCCACATGGCCTTTTAGgacagaataaaaatttatcttacaatattatttttttgtacattaaaatttcttttacaGATCCCCcctaagaaaaaattatgtatacgtactgcttaaaatatttatgcaagtttaattattttaccttaAT contains the following coding sequences:
- the LOC113559925 gene encoding interferon-inducible double-stranded RNA-dependent protein kinase activator A homolog B-like, with translation MCADSNGFLPFSVKDDSSSQSEISLNPVGSLQELCMARRCPFPNYTFPVDKLKKHKAEFRVVCSISIYKCSGTGISKQVAKNQAAYLMYKQIEKLTSEDFKQIWKNEYEYKDEIHNDPSLIQHHELPHSIKFTKLALSHESVTHLKSFFDSGAPKITHLQKIKKNSTASDTLNTILKIEDITLKCLTVSFNSGKVEVMMQVNTIPVIVISGSGKSVSDAQESAARVILSYFKSKLNIQ